The sequence GGGTTCCACTATACTTTAAGAAGGAGAAGGCTGTGAGGTGCGAGTATAGGGCGGCAGACCCATCTTGCAACCCATACCTTGCATTCTCATGCATGCTGATGGCTGGACTCGACGGAATAAAGAAGAAGATAGATCCAGGGGAACCCATAAGAGTCGACATGTACAGTTTGACCGTTGAGGAGAAGAGGAGATATGGTGTAGGGGAGTTGCCTACAACACTGAGGGACGCCGTTGAACATCTTACAACAGATGAGGTCTTGCAGAGGGCTTTGGGAAGCCACATATACGAGGCTTTCGTAGATATGAAGTTTGAAGAGTGGAACCAGTTCTGCCTCTACATAACTCCATGGGAGATAATGAAGTATCTAGACTATTGAGGGAGGTGATGGATATATGGGTGTCCACAGGGTCACAAGCGAAGCTGCGAAGGCATACGCGGCGAGGGAGAGAGTCTTAGGCAACGGAATATCAACTCTGGGGATTGTAGCCGAGAAGGTAACGAGCGTAAATAAGAAGACCCTTGAGAAGTGTGGGGATCTAGCGGCTGAGATGCTCCCATACTCGCCAGGATACGTTGGGAAGACCATCCTGATAATAGCCAGACTCTTCTGGGCCTTGGCTTCGGTGCCTGAGAAGGAGGCGAAAGTGGTACCTCTAGAACAGCTTGAAATGAAGATCGACGAGATAAGACAGGCCATCCCAACATGAACGTCAACAGTCAAACTTTGAAAAACATTCTTACACTGATAGGAACATATGATCCTGGACTATTCCCCGAGGATGTAACGAGAATATACGGGATACCAGAGAAAGACATAGTGAACCTGGGTTCAAACGAGAATCCGTACATGCTTCCAGAGGAGATTATTGGAAAAATCGCCGATGAACTGCATAAAATAAACAGATATCCAAACCCATCATATATGGACCTTAAAGAAGCGATCTCCGATTACATAGGCCTGCCTTCGAGCCACATAACCGTTGGAAACGGCTCGTCAGACCTCATAGACATGATATGTAAGGCAACAATTAACCCCCTGGACAAGATAATCATACCGATCCCCACATACACCCTCTATATGCTAACCTCGATGTTATGGGAGGCTGAGATAAAATATCTAGAGACTGAAGGTGAAGGCTTCCATGTGAGAGCCTCAAGCCTAGAACCGCACATGAAAAATGCAAAATTGGTCTTTCTAGGCTCACCGAACAATCCAACAGGCAGAAGCATAGATAGAAAGGAGCTTGAGAAGATGCTTGAGTTTGAGAGTCCCCTCATCATCGTAGACGAGGCTTACGCTGAATTCTCAGGTAAGACAGCGATGGAACTTGTGAAAAACAGTGAGAACCTCATTGTACTCCGGTCGATGTCGAAATATTTTTGTCTCGCAGGACTCAGAATCGGATACGCTGTCTCAAACCCTAAAATCATTGAAGGTCTAGAGAAGGTCAGGCTACCCTTCACCGTGAATAGGCTAGCCCAAACTGCTGCCATACAGGCCCTCAAGGACCTCAAACATTTCAGGGCGATCGCTGAGGAGATAAATAGGGCGAGGGAAGACTTGTCGAGGGAGCTCAAGAAGATAGGGTTTGAGCCCATACCCTCCGACAGCAACTTTCTAATGGTCAAATTGCCCGAAGGCCAGGATTCTGAGGTATTCACTCATAGACTGGCGAGTAAAGGGGTGATAATAAGGAGTCTGAAGAACCTCCCTGGATTAACATTGGGAGAATATGTGAGGGTTACTGTTGGAAGGAGGGATGAGAATAAAAAGTTCCTTAAAGCATGTTGGGAGGTTCTTTCAGAGTGAAGATGTCGTATATTCTAGCCGAAACCTATACAATAGCACTACTATTTTGAGTAGTGTTAATAAACCTCCTCCTAGACATAGAAAGGGCGAGGTGGATTTGATGCCTTTCATAGGCCCTTGGGAAATAGCCCTAATCCTAGTGATAGTCCTAATAATATTTGGTCCGAAGAAGCTCCCTGAACTTGCCAGATCGATAGGAGACGCTATTAGACAGTACAGGCAAGCTACCGAAGGGTTGACTGCGCCTCCACCAGCAACATCAGCCCAACCTGCACCTGCCCAGAAGTCTACGGATATTCTAATACAGACCGCCAAGCAGCTTGGCATACAGACGGAAGGAAAAACTATGGAGGAGATCTCTAGGGAGATCACTGAAAGGGCTAAGAAAGAGGGTGAGGCCAAGTAATCTATCGTAGTCTGGACCCCACTGCAGATAGGCCTCGAATCGACTATTGAACGGTTAAACGACGATACTTCAGAAGGAGGGTGGTGTTTACTCTACTCAATTTATTGAGCATATTGGGGTAGGGCATCCTCCACCATACTCCGCCTCAGCGCTCACATAGTTCATGGTTGAACCTATGTATAGGACCTGTTGCCTCTTACTCCCGTACCTGTAGACTGTTATCCCTTTACACTTCAGTTTGTAGGCCAACCAGTAAGCCTTCTCAACATCCTCAGGTGTAGCGTCGTTTGGAAAGTTTATCGTCTTGGAGACGGCGTTATCTACATGCCTCTGGAAGACAGCCTGCATCCTTACATGCCACTCAGGCTTTATGTCGAAGGCTGTGGCGAAGAGTCTCCTCACATCTTCAGGAACCTCCTCGATCTTCCTCACAGATCCTGTTCTCGCTATCTTGGAGATGAGCTCCTCACTATAGAAGCCACGCTCCTTCGCTAACCTCTCGAACTCAGAGTTTATCTCGGTGAGTCTCGTTCCCTCCATCACGTTACGTATGAAGGCGACAGCGAATAGGGGTTCGATGCCGCTGCTTACACCGGCTATTATGCTGATGGTCCCTGTCGGCGCGATAGTCGTCACTGTGGCATTCCTCATGGCCTTGAAACCCCTGGTGGGCCATATGCTCATCTCGAAATTTGGGAATGAACCCCTCATCTCACCGAGTTCGGCGGAGTATCTGTGCCCCTCATCATTTATGAACTTCATAACCTCCTCCCCGAACCTTAGGGCGTCGTCTGAGTCGTAGGGTATTCCCATCTTTATCAATGCGTCGGCGAAACCCATGACGCCCAACCCTATCTTCCTATTCCCCTTTGTAACTTTCTCCACATTCGGTGTGGGGTACCTGTTTGCATCTATAACATTGTCTAGGAAATGGACAGATCTCCTGACGCAACCCCTCAACCCATCCCAATCTACCTTTCCGTCCTCGATGAACTTTGCAAGGTTTATTGAGCCCAGATTACAAGACTCATTTGGTAAGAGGGGCTGCTCGCCACAGGGGTTTGTGCTCTCTATAGGGCCCAGTTGAGGTGTTGGGTTATGCCTGTTCACCTCATCGATGAATATCAGTCCTGGATCCCCTGTCCTCCATGCTGATGTAACTATTAGATTCCAAAGGGTTCTAGCCTTCATCTTACGTGTAGGCTTACCTGTCCTCGGATTTACCAGCTCAAAGTCGAGATCATTCTCAACCGCCTCCATGAAAGAGTCTGTGACTGCCACAGACAGGTTGAAGTTTGTCAGGAACCCCTCCCTTTCCTTCGCAGTTATGAACTCTATAATGTCTGGGTGGTCGACTCTCAGAACAGCCATGTTCGCGCCCCTTCTCCTACCACCCTGCTTTATAACATCCGTTGCAGCGTCGAAGATTCTCATGAAAGAGATTGGTCCAGAAGCGATGCCTCCTGTCGACCCTACAAAGTCTCCCTTCGGCCTAAGCCTCGAGAACGAGAAACCTGTTCCACCCCCACTCTGATGGATCAAAGCCATGTCTCTGAGAGTGTTGAATATCTCCGAGATCGAATCGTTAACCGGCAGAACATAGCAAGCTGAGAGTTGACCCAGCCTCGTACCGGCATTCATGAGTGTCGGCGAGTTCGGTAGGAAGTAAAGCTTAGACATCAGGCTATAGAATTCCTGGGTCGGGTCTGCACTCCCACCATACTTAAGGTCTACAGATGCGATAGACTTAGCAACCCTCATGAACATTCGGGCAGGAGTCTCAATCACCCTGCCAGACTCGTCCTTGAGTAGGTATCTACGCTCAAGGACATTGATGGCGTTGATTGATAGTTTCAGCTCATCCTCAACGCCGAATATCCTCTTCGCCTCACGAATCTCAGCGCGCCTCTTCCTGTATAGGATGTAGGCCTTAGCAACTTCTGGGAGTCCCTCAAGCATCAAAACCCTCTCAACAATATCCTGAACGTCTTCAACACCAGGAATCTTTCCCTCGAACTTATCCTCCAACTCATCTACAACTATCTTTGTAATCCTTCCAGCGACTCCACCATCCGAAGTTGAGACAGCATCAATAGCCTTCTTTATAGCAGCCTCAATCTTCCCAGGCTCAAAATCTACTATTCGACCATCCCTCTTGCGGATTTTAGAGATCTTATAGCCCGAGAGACATCACCCCAACCTTCAAACAATCAGAGATTTACCTGTCGACATAATGAAACTGGCCCCTTCATTTATATGAACATGGAGGGCTAGGATAAAAATCTTGTAAATATGTTTATTCTCGACGAGGAACATTTTGCAAACCATTACAGACCTGACCATGTATGCCGGCTATGTGAAAACTATCAAAATTTCGCCTATGCAATAGAGTGTTTTCTCCACCAGCCTAGAGCCAAAAAAATAGGGAGAGGTGCAGGCTCAAACCTAAGGGCCCGCATATTCAGAGGAATGGCCGGACGGCTATGTAGCTGACTCCGCTGATGGTGGAGTCTCAACTTTTGGAGCTTCAGATGGGGGTGGGGTTGGAGGAGGTTTGGGCTTGGCCTTCTTCTTAGGTTTAGCCTTCTTCTTAGGTTTAGTCTTTACACTCTTCTTAGGCAAAGCCATTACCAGAGAGATGAATGTAGCTGATCTTAGATTTAAGATTGTAGTATAGGTAAACCCCATTCTCCATCATAATACGTTAAGAATAGAGATTGTTCTATTATGGGCCGGCTAGGAAACTCAAGGTCAAAGCGATTGAGTCGTAGATTCCATGCATAATGGCGACCGCTGTAGTGTTCCTTCCTAACCTCTGCCATATGAAGCCTAGGAATAGTCCTGCGACTAGGGTCGGCGCTATAGCTCTTACAATATTGAGTCCATGCATCAAGCCGAACAGTAGGGAGGCTAGAATCCACCCCTTCACTCTGCCAAGCGAATCTTCAAACCCCTTCTGGACATACCCTCTGAAGAAGAGCTCCTCTACAGGCCCAACCAAGACCATTGAGAAGGTGATTAGGATGAGGAGTTGGGCTGGGTCTCTGGGTGTGACGAGCCGCGTGAAAGCCTCTTCTGAAGGGTCGGAACCAAGAATGACGTTCTGCAGCCATGCGACAGTCGCCGCCGAAAAAAGCATCGCCAAAGCTAATAAGGCCATTCCGAAGGCCATGGTGGCTGAGACCCTCTTAAATCCCAATGTACTGAGACTTGCCTTACTCCTTCTCACAAATACCATAGTCAACAATAGGATCGCAGACTCGTTCACAGGGATAGATACTAAAGATAAAGGGTACTGCGGGTCCTTGAGTGAGACTCCAACTAAGGTTAAGGCGAGGGAAGTCGCTAGGGAGGCCGCTAGTACACCAGCAACTACGACGATGAAACAAGCTAATGAAGACTTTGCTCCCCACACCCCACCACCTGGCCGACCGGATCCAACATATTCATCTATCGTCGACATGACAATTCACGTTGCGCATACTAAATTTCACTGGTCGATATATATTGAGCCGACCTTACTCTGCGAGTTGCCAGTAATATATTGTTTACTTAGCAGCCTACGCAGCCTCTCAACGTCGCGTGGGGTGTTGATGTTTAGAGAAACCTCCAATGAGTCTACTAGTAGATCAGCCTCCTCTATATGTTCCATCCAAATATAGTTACTATCTATGATATTCAATCCGGCTGGCCTCAACCTCTCCTCACCTTCGGAACTGTCTTTCCTCCCACCCCGACTATGTGTAACAACCTTCAACGCCGGTTTTCCACATGTAAAGTAATGCTGGATGACATAATCTATCAGTCGACTCGAGATTAGAGGTAGGTCTGCTGAGACTACTAAAACTATCCTTGGAACTAGCGTCTCAATGGCCTGCCTCGCATCTGCGACATATCCTGAGCCTTCGGTTCTTATCACCCTCAATCCCATCCTAACCGCCTCCTCCTCGGTTCTTGGTGTGTATCGGCTTGTGGCGATGATGACCTCGCCAATTTTGGAGGAGCCCTTGAGAGCCTCAACTACCCTCAAAAGCATGCTCTTACTATCGATGATGATGAGGGGTTTCTCAACTTCAGAGCCCATTCTGGTCCCCCTTCCACCAGCCATGATCAGGCCGACTAGATCCAATTTAGAGTCCCCATGGTAAGGAGGGATAAGGTTCTTGAGAGTTCGTTGACAGCTCCTAGGACGTCTCCTGTCACACATCGGAAGTTAATGTTTGATATGTAGTAGATTAAAATTCCAACAGTCAAGGCTGAAAATACGCCGACTAAACCCCTAATACCAATAGTGAGTGTGGAGACTCCTATAGTGAAGAGTAGAGATGTAATGAGAGTGATCTTGCCGCGTCGCCCAGTCAA comes from Candidatus Bathyarchaeota archaeon and encodes:
- the hisC gene encoding histidinol-phosphate transaminase, translated to MNVNSQTLKNILTLIGTYDPGLFPEDVTRIYGIPEKDIVNLGSNENPYMLPEEIIGKIADELHKINRYPNPSYMDLKEAISDYIGLPSSHITVGNGSSDLIDMICKATINPLDKIIIPIPTYTLYMLTSMLWEAEIKYLETEGEGFHVRASSLEPHMKNAKLVFLGSPNNPTGRSIDRKELEKMLEFESPLIIVDEAYAEFSGKTAMELVKNSENLIVLRSMSKYFCLAGLRIGYAVSNPKIIEGLEKVRLPFTVNRLAQTAAIQALKDLKHFRAIAEEINRAREDLSRELKKIGFEPIPSDSNFLMVKLPEGQDSEVFTHRLASKGVIIRSLKNLPGLTLGEYVRVTVGRRDENKKFLKACWEVLSE
- a CDS encoding twin-arginine translocase TatA/TatE family subunit encodes the protein MPFIGPWEIALILVIVLIIFGPKKLPELARSIGDAIRQYRQATEGLTAPPPATSAQPAPAQKSTDILIQTAKQLGIQTEGKTMEEISREITERAKKEGEAK
- a CDS encoding vitamin B12-dependent ribonucleotide reductase yields the protein MSKIRKRDGRIVDFEPGKIEAAIKKAIDAVSTSDGGVAGRITKIVVDELEDKFEGKIPGVEDVQDIVERVLMLEGLPEVAKAYILYRKRRAEIREAKRIFGVEDELKLSINAINVLERRYLLKDESGRVIETPARMFMRVAKSIASVDLKYGGSADPTQEFYSLMSKLYFLPNSPTLMNAGTRLGQLSACYVLPVNDSISEIFNTLRDMALIHQSGGGTGFSFSRLRPKGDFVGSTGGIASGPISFMRIFDAATDVIKQGGRRRGANMAVLRVDHPDIIEFITAKEREGFLTNFNLSVAVTDSFMEAVENDLDFELVNPRTGKPTRKMKARTLWNLIVTSAWRTGDPGLIFIDEVNRHNPTPQLGPIESTNPCGEQPLLPNESCNLGSINLAKFIEDGKVDWDGLRGCVRRSVHFLDNVIDANRYPTPNVEKVTKGNRKIGLGVMGFADALIKMGIPYDSDDALRFGEEVMKFINDEGHRYSAELGEMRGSFPNFEMSIWPTRGFKAMRNATVTTIAPTGTISIIAGVSSGIEPLFAVAFIRNVMEGTRLTEINSEFERLAKERGFYSEELISKIARTGSVRKIEEVPEDVRRLFATAFDIKPEWHVRMQAVFQRHVDNAVSKTINFPNDATPEDVEKAYWLAYKLKCKGITVYRYGSKRQQVLYIGSTMNYVSAEAEYGGGCPTPICSIN
- a CDS encoding CPBP family intramembrane metalloprotease, which translates into the protein MSTIDEYVGSGRPGGGVWGAKSSLACFIVVVAGVLAASLATSLALTLVGVSLKDPQYPLSLVSIPVNESAILLLTMVFVRRSKASLSTLGFKRVSATMAFGMALLALAMLFSAATVAWLQNVILGSDPSEEAFTRLVTPRDPAQLLILITFSMVLVGPVEELFFRGYVQKGFEDSLGRVKGWILASLLFGLMHGLNIVRAIAPTLVAGLFLGFIWQRLGRNTTAVAIMHGIYDSIALTLSFLAGP
- a CDS encoding NTP transferase domain-containing protein; this encodes MDLVGLIMAGGRGTRMGSEVEKPLIIIDSKSMLLRVVEALKGSSKIGEVIIATSRYTPRTEEEAVRMGLRVIRTEGSGYVADARQAIETLVPRIVLVVSADLPLISSRLIDYVIQHYFTCGKPALKVVTHSRGGRKDSSEGEERLRPAGLNIIDSNYIWMEHIEEADLLVDSLEVSLNINTPRDVERLRRLLSKQYITGNSQSKVGSIYIDQ